The following proteins come from a genomic window of Winogradskyella sp. PC-19:
- a CDS encoding sigma-54-dependent transcriptional regulator, with the protein MQHILIIEDEAAIRRVLVKILSEESDTYAVEEAEDGLVGIEKIKKKDYDLVLCDIKMPKMDGVEVLEAAKKIKPETPMVMISGHGDLDTAVNTMRLGAFDYISKPPDLNRLLNTVRIALDRKELVVENKRLKKKVYKKYEMIGDSPAIERIKDMIDKVAPTDARVLITGPNGTGKELVAHWLHQKSERSKGPMIEVNCAAIPSELIESELFGHVKGAFTSAAKDRAGKFEAANGGTIFLDEIGDMSLSAQAKVLRALQESRIQRVGSDKDIKVDVRVVAATNKDLKKEIADGKFREDLYHRLAVILIEVPALNDRREDIPLLISHFAKKISEEQGNAGKTFSDKAVKLLQNYDWTGNIRELRNVVERLIILGEKEVSESDVKSFASK; encoded by the coding sequence ATGCAACATATACTAATTATAGAAGATGAAGCGGCGATTCGCCGAGTTTTGGTAAAGATTCTCTCTGAAGAAAGTGATACCTATGCTGTCGAAGAAGCTGAAGACGGTTTGGTAGGTATAGAAAAAATAAAAAAGAAGGATTACGACCTAGTACTTTGTGATATCAAAATGCCAAAAATGGATGGTGTAGAGGTTTTAGAAGCTGCTAAAAAGATTAAACCTGAAACTCCGATGGTTATGATTTCAGGTCATGGTGATTTAGATACTGCTGTAAATACAATGCGTTTAGGTGCTTTTGATTATATATCAAAACCACCAGATTTAAATAGATTACTAAATACAGTACGTATTGCATTAGACAGAAAAGAATTGGTTGTAGAGAATAAACGCCTAAAAAAGAAAGTATATAAAAAATATGAAATGATAGGCGATAGCCCAGCTATTGAACGTATAAAAGATATGATTGATAAGGTTGCGCCAACCGATGCGCGTGTATTAATTACTGGTCCAAACGGAACAGGAAAAGAATTGGTTGCGCATTGGTTACATCAAAAAAGTGAGCGTAGTAAAGGTCCAATGATAGAGGTTAATTGTGCTGCAATACCTAGTGAGTTGATTGAGAGTGAATTATTTGGGCATGTAAAAGGTGCATTTACATCAGCAGCAAAAGACCGTGCTGGTAAATTTGAAGCTGCAAATGGTGGAACAATTTTCTTAGATGAAATCGGGGATATGAGTCTTTCGGCGCAAGCCAAAGTATTACGTGCTTTACAAGAAAGTCGTATACAACGTGTTGGTAGTGATAAGGATATAAAAGTAGACGTTCGCGTTGTAGCTGCAACGAATAAAGATTTAAAAAAGGAAATTGCTGACGGAAAATTCAGAGAAGATTTATACCATAGACTTGCTGTAATTCTTATTGAAGTGCCAGCGCTAAATGATAGACGAGAAGATATTCCATTATTGATTTCTCATTTTGCTAAAAAGATATCTGAAGAGCAAGGTAATGCTGGTAAAACATTCTCTGACAAAGCAGTAAAATTACTTCAGAATTACGATTGGACAGGGAATATTAGAGAGCTCCGTAATGTAGTTGAGCGACTTATAATTCTTGGAGAAAAAGAAGTTAGCGAATCAGATGTAAAATCGTTTGCTTCAAAATAA
- a CDS encoding PPK2 family polyphosphate kinase: protein MRDISIDEFKVSPQIKIKNLPTAYDLEAEEKEIEKKMNKLSKKLGDIQNTMYAHGKYSVLMCIQGMDTAGKDSLIREVFKEFNVRGIESHSFKKPTDIELKHDYLWRHYIALPARGKFGIFNRTHYENVLVTRVHPNYLMYENMPDIQSVDDVTDAFWERRFQEINNFEKHIADNGTIIFKFFLNLSKDEQKNRLLRRLNRPDKNWKFEAGDLKERKLWDKYQDCYEAVLNNSSKEHAPWFNIPADDKPTARYIVAKILYDTLKQYNDIVEPVMPSDEKENINLYKSQLENE, encoded by the coding sequence ATGAGAGACATATCCATAGACGAATTTAAAGTTTCACCTCAGATTAAGATTAAAAATCTTCCAACTGCATATGATTTAGAGGCAGAAGAAAAAGAGATTGAGAAAAAGATGAATAAACTCAGCAAAAAGTTGGGTGACATTCAGAACACCATGTATGCTCATGGAAAATATTCAGTTTTGATGTGTATTCAAGGTATGGATACTGCAGGAAAAGACAGTCTTATACGAGAGGTTTTTAAAGAGTTTAATGTTAGGGGAATTGAGTCTCATAGCTTTAAAAAACCTACAGATATTGAACTTAAGCATGACTATTTATGGAGGCACTATATTGCTTTACCTGCTCGTGGTAAGTTTGGGATATTTAATAGAACGCATTATGAAAATGTACTGGTGACTCGAGTTCATCCTAATTACTTAATGTATGAGAATATGCCTGATATCCAGTCTGTAGATGATGTTACTGATGCCTTTTGGGAACGCCGTTTTCAAGAAATCAATAATTTCGAAAAACACATTGCAGATAATGGTACTATTATTTTCAAATTCTTTTTAAACTTGTCTAAAGATGAACAAAAAAACAGGTTGTTACGTCGTCTGAATAGGCCTGATAAAAACTGGAAATTTGAAGCAGGCGATTTAAAAGAGCGAAAGCTTTGGGATAAATATCAAGATTGTTATGAAGCTGTTTTAAACAACAGCTCAAAAGAACATGCGCCTTGGTTTAATATTCCTGCAGATGATAAACCAACAGCAAGATATATAGTAGCCAAAATATTATATGATACACTAAAGCAATACAATGATATTGTAGAGCCTGTAATGCCATCTGACGAAAAAGAAAATATAAATCTTTATAAATCTCAATTAGAAAATGAATAA
- a CDS encoding M20/M25/M40 family metallo-hydrolase yields the protein MNKVLVLLISVFCVSIYAQNDEATIKNIYKQSLTNGQSYTWLDYLSNNIGGRLSGSQNAALAVEYTKNELEKLGLDKVWLQPVMVPKWVRGNKEMAYFETESGIKKVNICALGGSVATPNGGTKAKVIEVATFEDLAGLGEAQIKGKIVFINRALQADLINTFEAYGGCSAERYRGASEAAKYGAVGTIVRSLSSKQDDYPHTGSMGYGDLPVSQRIPSAAISTNDAVALSEALKENPDLEFYFEQSCQQFDDVLSHNVIGEIIGSEFPDEYMIVGGHLDSWDLGDGSHDDGAGVVQSMEVLRLLKESGIKPKRSIRVVLFMNEENGLRGGRKYAEVAAEKGENHIFALESDSGGFTPRGFSFDCSEGNLAQIEQWRSLFKPYLIHFFEKGYSGADIRPLKNDNIVLAGLRPDSQRYFDHHHAANDTFEHVNKRELELGAATMTSLVYFFDKYGVNQIQNEKQIKD from the coding sequence ATGAATAAAGTATTAGTGCTATTAATATCTGTGTTTTGTGTTTCAATTTACGCTCAAAACGACGAGGCCACAATCAAAAATATCTACAAGCAATCACTAACTAATGGACAAAGCTACACATGGCTCGATTATTTATCTAACAACATTGGAGGTCGTTTATCAGGTTCTCAAAATGCAGCGTTAGCGGTTGAGTATACTAAAAATGAACTTGAAAAATTAGGTTTAGATAAAGTCTGGTTACAACCTGTAATGGTGCCAAAATGGGTTAGAGGTAACAAAGAAATGGCATATTTCGAAACTGAATCAGGTATTAAGAAAGTAAATATTTGTGCTTTAGGAGGTTCTGTAGCTACACCAAATGGAGGTACAAAAGCAAAAGTAATTGAAGTAGCTACTTTTGAAGATTTAGCCGGTTTAGGAGAAGCACAGATAAAAGGTAAAATTGTATTTATAAATAGAGCACTTCAAGCAGATCTTATTAATACGTTTGAAGCTTACGGCGGTTGCTCTGCTGAGCGCTATCGTGGTGCTTCAGAAGCAGCAAAATATGGAGCTGTTGGTACTATTGTACGTTCACTAAGTTCAAAGCAAGATGATTACCCACATACAGGTAGTATGGGCTATGGAGATTTACCAGTTTCTCAACGTATTCCATCTGCTGCAATTAGTACTAATGATGCTGTAGCATTAAGCGAAGCCTTGAAAGAGAATCCTGATTTAGAGTTTTACTTTGAACAAAGTTGTCAGCAATTTGATGACGTTCTATCTCATAATGTTATAGGAGAAATTATTGGAAGTGAGTTCCCGGACGAGTATATGATTGTTGGCGGCCATCTAGATTCTTGGGATTTAGGTGATGGTTCTCACGATGATGGTGCTGGTGTAGTACAATCTATGGAAGTATTACGTTTGCTTAAAGAAAGCGGTATAAAACCAAAACGTAGTATAAGAGTTGTATTATTTATGAATGAAGAAAATGGCTTACGTGGTGGTAGAAAATATGCAGAGGTAGCTGCTGAGAAAGGTGAGAATCACATTTTTGCACTAGAAAGTGATTCCGGTGGATTTACACCAAGAGGTTTTAGTTTCGATTGTAGTGAAGGTAATTTAGCACAAATAGAGCAGTGGAGAAGTTTGTTTAAACCTTATTTAATTCACTTTTTTGAAAAAGGATATAGTGGTGCTGATATTAGACCTTTAAAAAATGATAATATTGTTTTGGCAGGTTTACGACCAGATTCTCAACGTTATTTTGACCACCATCATGCGGCAAATGATACTTTTGAACATGTCAATAAGCGAGAGCTCGAACTTGGTGCTGCAACCATGACATCACTTGTGTATTTTTTTGATAAGTACGGTGTTAATCAAATACAGAATGAGAAACAAATAAAAGATTAG
- the lysA gene encoding diaminopimelate decarboxylase, translated as MQKKQIEIVEKFGSPIYVYDSEKIISQYNRLKNAFASVNNLKLNYAAKALSNISILKLFNSLNSGLDTVSIQEVQLGLKAGFKPESIIFTPNGVSLQEIETVAELGVQINIDNLSILEQFGTKHPNVPVCIRINPHVMAGGNTNISVGHIDSKFGISIHQIPLLLRIVENTGMNINGIHMHTGSDILDIDVFLYASEILFETSQNFRNLEFIDFGSGFKVPYKEGDIETNIEELGEKLSKRFNEFCTSYGRELTLAFEPGKFLVSEAGVFLAKVNVVKQTTSTVFAQIDSGFNHLIRPMLYGSQHEIINISNPDGRERFYSIVGYICETDTFANNRRISEINEGDILCFKNAGAYCFTMASNYNSRYRPAEVLIHKGKANLIRKRETFNDIINNQVEIEF; from the coding sequence ATGCAAAAAAAACAAATAGAAATAGTCGAGAAATTTGGTAGTCCAATCTACGTATATGATTCTGAAAAAATAATCAGTCAATACAATAGACTTAAAAATGCATTTGCAAGCGTAAATAATTTAAAATTAAACTATGCAGCGAAAGCCCTTTCAAATATTTCGATACTTAAATTGTTTAACTCTCTAAACTCTGGTTTAGATACTGTTTCGATACAAGAGGTACAATTAGGATTAAAAGCTGGATTTAAGCCAGAATCTATAATATTTACCCCAAACGGAGTTTCTTTACAAGAAATAGAAACCGTTGCAGAACTTGGTGTTCAAATCAATATTGACAATCTCTCTATCCTAGAACAGTTTGGAACAAAGCATCCAAATGTTCCTGTTTGTATTCGAATCAATCCTCATGTGATGGCTGGAGGTAATACAAATATATCTGTAGGACATATCGATAGTAAATTTGGTATTTCTATCCATCAAATACCACTTTTGTTGCGTATCGTTGAAAATACAGGAATGAATATTAATGGTATTCACATGCATACCGGTAGTGATATTTTAGATATTGACGTATTTCTCTATGCAAGTGAAATATTATTTGAAACTTCACAAAATTTTAGGAACTTAGAATTTATAGATTTTGGATCTGGATTTAAAGTACCTTATAAAGAAGGAGATATAGAAACAAACATAGAAGAATTAGGTGAAAAATTATCTAAACGCTTTAATGAGTTTTGCACTAGCTATGGAAGAGAATTAACCTTGGCTTTTGAGCCTGGGAAATTTTTAGTGAGTGAAGCTGGAGTCTTTTTAGCAAAAGTAAATGTTGTGAAACAAACAACATCCACTGTATTTGCGCAAATCGACTCTGGTTTTAATCATCTGATTAGACCTATGTTATATGGCTCACAACACGAAATAATTAATATTTCAAACCCTGATGGCCGTGAGCGCTTTTACTCCATTGTTGGTTATATCTGCGAGACGGATACATTTGCAAACAACAGGCGTATATCCGAAATAAATGAAGGTGATATTCTATGTTTTAAAAATGCAGGTGCATATTGCTTTACAATGGCCAGTAATTATAATTCACGCTACAGACCAGCTGAGGTATTAATCCATAAAGGAAAAGCTAATTTGATTAGAAAGCGTGAAACTTTCAATGACATTATAAATAATCAAGTAGAAATTGAATTTTAA
- the sucC gene encoding ADP-forming succinate--CoA ligase subunit beta, which translates to MNLHEYQGKELLSSFGVRIQRGIVAQTADEAVDAAKKLTEETGTGWHVIKAQVHAGGRGKGGGVKLAKNLDEVKSIAGDIIGMDLVTPQTSAEGKRVHQVLVAEDVYYPGDNEPEEYYMSVLLNRGTGKNMIMYSTEGGMDIETVAEETPHLIFTEEIDPALGLLGFQARRVAFNLGLSGTAFKEMTKFVSALYTAYVKSDAALFEINPVLKTSDDKIMAVDSKVTLDGNALFRHKDLAALRDKREENPVEVEAGEHGLNYVDLDGNVGCMVNGAGLAMATMDLIKQAGGEPANFLDVGGTADAARVEIAFELILRDPAVKAILINIFGGIVRCDRVAQGVIDAYKNMGNINVPIIVRLQGTNADIAKKLIDDSGLDVMSATEFQEAADKVQKVLG; encoded by the coding sequence ATGAATTTACACGAATATCAAGGAAAAGAATTATTGAGTAGTTTCGGCGTACGTATCCAACGTGGTATAGTAGCACAAACTGCTGACGAAGCAGTTGATGCTGCAAAAAAATTAACTGAAGAAACTGGTACAGGATGGCACGTTATCAAGGCGCAAGTTCATGCTGGTGGACGTGGAAAAGGTGGTGGCGTAAAGCTGGCTAAAAATCTTGACGAAGTTAAAAGTATCGCTGGAGATATTATCGGTATGGATTTGGTAACACCTCAAACTTCGGCAGAAGGAAAGCGTGTACACCAAGTTCTCGTTGCAGAAGATGTGTATTACCCAGGTGATAACGAACCAGAAGAATATTACATGTCAGTACTTTTAAATAGAGGTACAGGTAAGAATATGATTATGTATTCTACTGAAGGTGGTATGGATATCGAAACTGTAGCAGAAGAAACACCTCATTTAATTTTTACAGAAGAAATAGACCCTGCATTAGGGTTATTAGGTTTTCAAGCTAGACGTGTAGCATTTAACTTAGGTTTATCAGGTACAGCTTTTAAGGAAATGACAAAGTTTGTTTCTGCACTGTATACAGCTTATGTAAAGTCAGATGCTGCTTTATTTGAAATTAATCCAGTTTTAAAAACTAGTGATGATAAAATAATGGCTGTAGATTCTAAAGTTACTTTAGATGGTAATGCTTTATTTAGACACAAGGATTTAGCTGCTTTAAGAGATAAACGAGAAGAAAACCCAGTAGAGGTTGAAGCTGGAGAACATGGTTTAAATTATGTTGATCTTGACGGAAACGTTGGTTGTATGGTTAACGGTGCTGGTTTAGCAATGGCAACCATGGATTTAATTAAGCAAGCAGGCGGAGAACCAGCTAACTTCTTAGATGTTGGTGGTACTGCAGATGCAGCTCGTGTAGAAATTGCTTTTGAACTTATTTTAAGAGATCCAGCTGTAAAAGCTATTTTAATCAATATTTTTGGTGGTATCGTACGTTGTGATCGTGTAGCACAAGGTGTAATTGATGCTTATAAAAATATGGGTAATATCAATGTGCCAATAATTGTACGCTTACAAGGTACAAATGCAGATATCGCTAAGAAACTAATTGATGACTCTGGCTTAGACGTTATGAGTGCAACTGAGTTCCAAGAAGCTGCAGATAAAGTACAGAAAGTTTTAGGTTAA
- a CDS encoding DUF1456 family protein, whose translation MALTNNDIFKKIRVAHKLRDDDMVKILALVDFRISKSELNAFFRNEDHPKYMECGDQILRNFLNGLIIHLRGPMPKKGEKKSQNKPNKKSND comes from the coding sequence ATGGCTTTAACTAATAACGATATATTTAAAAAGATAAGAGTTGCTCATAAATTAAGAGATGATGATATGGTCAAAATTTTAGCTCTTGTAGATTTTAGAATCTCTAAAAGTGAGCTTAACGCTTTTTTCAGAAATGAAGACCATCCAAAGTATATGGAATGCGGCGATCAAATTCTCAGAAACTTTCTTAATGGACTTATTATTCATCTAAGAGGTCCAATGCCTAAGAAAGGAGAGAAGAAATCTCAAAATAAACCAAATAAAAAGAGCAACGATTAA
- a CDS encoding alpha/beta hydrolase: MKYKLIYVVLLIILSKDIKAQSTASKQVESFTIACPQLETSRKIWIYLPKDYQKSNKSYPVIYMHDAQNLFDNETSYVGEWKVDEFLDGLISNQSIIVGIEHGNEKRIDELTPYTHEKYGGGQGDKYLTFIKNTLKPHIDITYRTIKNAENTTLFGASLGGLISFYGVIKFPDTFGKAGVFSPSFWINEEIYSLVETSEISDTKKFYFLVGTEEGESMVPNQKRMVRLLKNKGIKDNQIKNIIIEGGKHNEEFWGSHFGDAYLWINN; this comes from the coding sequence ATGAAATACAAGCTTATTTATGTAGTGTTGCTGATTATTTTATCAAAAGATATTAAAGCTCAAAGTACTGCCTCAAAGCAAGTTGAAAGTTTCACCATTGCATGTCCTCAACTTGAAACGTCAAGGAAAATATGGATTTATTTACCTAAAGATTATCAAAAATCGAATAAATCCTATCCTGTCATATATATGCATGATGCTCAAAATTTATTTGATAATGAAACCTCTTACGTTGGTGAATGGAAAGTAGATGAGTTTCTTGATGGACTAATCAGTAATCAAAGTATTATAGTTGGTATCGAACATGGTAATGAAAAGCGTATTGATGAACTAACACCTTACACCCATGAAAAATACGGTGGTGGTCAAGGTGATAAATATTTAACTTTTATAAAAAATACCTTAAAGCCTCATATCGATATTACCTACCGAACTATCAAAAACGCAGAAAACACCACTCTTTTTGGAGCTTCACTAGGTGGATTAATCTCTTTTTATGGTGTCATTAAGTTTCCAGATACCTTTGGTAAAGCAGGTGTTTTCTCTCCGTCTTTTTGGATAAACGAGGAGATTTATAGTCTTGTAGAAACATCTGAGATTTCTGATACTAAAAAGTTTTATTTCCTTGTAGGTACAGAAGAAGGAGAAAGTATGGTGCCTAATCAAAAACGAATGGTTAGGCTACTTAAAAACAAAGGAATCAAAGATAATCAGATTAAAAATATTATCATTGAAGGTGGAAAACATAATGAAGAATTTTGGGGTTCTCATTTTGGAGATGCCTATCTTTGGATAAATAATTAA
- the uvrB gene encoding excinuclease ABC subunit UvrB, whose product MRFKIESEFKPTGDQPQAIKQLSQGIENDERYQTLLGVTGSGKTFTVANVIEEVQRPTLVLAHNKTLAAQLYSEFKQFFPDNAVEYFVSYYDYYQPEAYIPVSGVYIEKDLSINEEIEKMRLSTTSSLLSGRRDVLVVASVSCLYGIGNPVEFQKNVITLERDQVISRTKLLHQLVQSLYSRTEADFKNGNFRIKGDTVDIFPGYSDNAFRVHFFGDEIEEIEAFNPHSQDIIEKYDRLNIYPANMFVTSPDVLQNAIHNIQDDLVKQHDYFKDIGKHLEAKRLKERTEFDLEMIRELGYCSGIENYSRYLDGRAPGTRPFCLLDYFPEDYLMVVDESHVTISQVHAMYGGDRSRKVNLVDYGFRLPAAMDNRPLKFEEFEALQNQVIYVSATPADYEMQKTDGVYVEQVIRPTGLLDPIIEVRPSLNQIDDLIEEIQTRVEKDERTLVTTLTKRMAEELVKYLSRIAIRCRYIHSDVDTLERVEIMQDLRKGIFDVLVGVNLLREGLDLPEVSLVAILDADKEGFLRSNRSLTQTVGRAARNLNGKAIMYADVITKSMQKTIDETEYRREKQIAYNTKHNLVPKALNKSLDSALAKNSVSTYKTELDAKLAAEPESKYLTKGELEKKVRETRKLMEQAAKALDFMEAARFRDEITAYQERLEKLKVK is encoded by the coding sequence ATGCGTTTTAAGATTGAATCCGAATTTAAACCTACTGGTGACCAGCCACAAGCTATAAAGCAACTATCACAAGGCATTGAAAATGACGAACGCTATCAGACCCTACTAGGTGTGACTGGCTCTGGTAAAACTTTCACAGTGGCTAATGTCATTGAAGAAGTGCAACGACCAACTTTGGTTTTAGCGCATAACAAAACTCTAGCGGCTCAATTATATTCAGAATTCAAGCAGTTTTTTCCTGACAATGCCGTAGAGTATTTTGTGTCTTATTACGATTATTACCAGCCCGAGGCTTACATTCCGGTATCTGGTGTTTATATCGAAAAAGATTTATCTATAAATGAAGAGATTGAAAAGATGCGATTAAGCACAACCTCTTCTCTACTTTCTGGTCGACGCGATGTTTTAGTAGTTGCTTCTGTATCGTGTTTATATGGTATCGGAAACCCTGTAGAATTTCAGAAAAATGTTATTACGCTAGAGCGTGACCAAGTTATTTCTAGAACTAAACTATTACATCAACTGGTGCAAAGTTTGTATTCTAGAACTGAAGCGGATTTTAAAAACGGAAATTTCAGGATTAAAGGTGATACTGTAGATATTTTTCCTGGTTATTCTGATAATGCATTTCGCGTTCACTTTTTTGGAGATGAAATTGAAGAAATAGAAGCTTTTAACCCACACTCACAAGACATCATTGAAAAGTACGATCGACTAAATATCTATCCAGCAAACATGTTTGTAACATCGCCAGACGTGCTTCAAAATGCAATACATAACATTCAGGATGACTTAGTAAAGCAGCATGACTATTTCAAGGATATAGGTAAACATCTTGAAGCAAAACGTCTTAAAGAGCGTACCGAGTTTGATTTAGAGATGATTAGAGAATTAGGGTATTGTTCTGGGATAGAAAACTATTCGCGATACTTAGATGGGCGTGCTCCAGGTACAAGACCTTTCTGCTTGTTAGATTATTTCCCAGAAGACTACTTGATGGTTGTTGATGAAAGTCATGTTACCATTTCTCAAGTACATGCCATGTATGGCGGTGATAGAAGTCGAAAAGTAAACTTGGTGGATTACGGTTTTCGATTACCTGCAGCTATGGATAATAGACCGTTAAAGTTTGAGGAATTTGAAGCGCTTCAAAACCAAGTTATTTATGTTTCTGCTACACCAGCAGATTACGAAATGCAAAAAACAGATGGCGTTTATGTCGAGCAAGTTATAAGACCAACAGGTCTATTAGATCCTATTATAGAGGTTCGCCCAAGCTTAAATCAGATTGATGACTTAATTGAAGAAATTCAAACTCGGGTAGAAAAAGATGAACGTACTTTAGTCACTACTCTAACCAAAAGAATGGCTGAAGAATTAGTGAAATATTTAAGCCGGATTGCTATTAGATGTCGCTACATCCACAGTGATGTAGATACGCTTGAGCGTGTTGAGATTATGCAAGACTTACGCAAAGGTATTTTTGATGTTTTAGTTGGTGTTAACCTACTTCGTGAAGGTTTAGATTTACCAGAAGTATCTCTTGTAGCAATTTTAGATGCTGATAAAGAAGGCTTTTTACGTAGTAATCGTTCATTAACCCAAACTGTTGGTAGAGCTGCAAGAAATCTCAATGGAAAAGCGATAATGTATGCAGATGTTATAACAAAAAGTATGCAAAAAACTATTGATGAAACCGAGTATCGTCGCGAAAAACAAATTGCTTATAATACAAAGCATAATTTAGTTCCTAAAGCCTTAAATAAAAGTTTGGATAGTGCACTTGCAAAAAACTCAGTGAGCACATATAAAACAGAATTAGACGCTAAACTAGCAGCTGAACCAGAAAGTAAATATTTGACTAAAGGCGAATTAGAAAAGAAAGTAAGAGAAACTCGAAAATTAATGGAACAAGCTGCAAAAGCTCTAGACTTCATGGAAGCGGCGCGTTTTAGAGATGAAATTACTGCATACCAAGAGCGTCTTGAAAAACTAAAAGTAAAATAG